DNA from Bacillus sp. Marseille-P3661:
CTAATGCAGGTAGTGCTGCTTGATATTCAACGATCCAATCCGCATTCACACGATCAAAGTTATGAAGAGCTGCTAATAATTCTAATTGGTTCGTGCCTGCATCTTTAACCGCTTTAACTGCATCTTCTTTATCACTTAAAGATACGATATCTTGGTTTACATCGTTAATGATAGCTTGGATTTTCGCCACTGAATTCTTCTCATCTTCATCTGCAGCGTTTAATGCTTCTTGATATTTCACAATGTTATCAGATTTTACGTTGTTGAAGTATGAAGAAGATAACGCTTCGTATAATTCTACTTGATTAGATGCTTCGTTTACTTCTTTAACTGCTGCAACGGCTGCCGTATCAAATTCAACGCCGCCGACTACCCACATACCGTTAGCCACTTCGTCTAATTCTTTTTCAAATGTGAATGAAATTTCAGTATCACCGATTTCAAGGTTCACTGGCTTCACCGCAACTTCGTTACCATTTGGATCTAAAACTGTAATCGTTACATCTTCGCGTGCTTCTTCCACTTTAGGGAATACTACATCTACACCCTTTGTTGTAACGGCTGTAACTGCATCCACTTGTTTCACAAGTGCTGCAAAGTTTACGCCTTGTGCTACCATTGTTTTGTGTAAGAATGCTGCTGTATCTTGACGAGTTAACGTTGCCATTGGCGCAAATAATGTTTTCGCTTCGTTTACACCTGAAACAATGTTTGCATCAACAAGTGCTGCAATCGCATTTTTAGCCCATTCTGCACCTTGCATGTCTGTAAACTTTAAGCTTTCGCCATTACCGTACTCATAACCGAATGCTTTAACTAATAATGATGCCATTTCTGCACGGTTAATCACGCGATCTGGTTCGAAACCTAATTTTGTACCGTTCATTTTGCCTGCTTCCGCTAATGCCGCGATCGCCTTGTAATATTTATGTGAAGTTGGAACATCCGCAAATCCTGGATTTTCAACATTTTCCATATCTAAATTTAAAGCTCTAGCGAAGTATAAGGCAACTTCTCCACGCGTAACTTCACCATCTGCACGTACTGTTGCATCGGCATCAATAACACCGTAGTTTACTAGATCTTGTAATGAATCTTTCATCCAATCTGGCGTGTTTGTCCAAGCTGCTCCTGCTGCTGGTGCGACTGCTGATACGACAACTGCTGCTCCTGCTGCTGCTGTTACAAACTTGTTGATTTTCTTAGATTGGTTAGTCATATATAAAATTCCTCCTAGTATGGTTGGATTTTTTTTTTCTTCAATTTGAATAAATGAAATTAGTTATATTTGATAAAATCGATNTGCTCCTGCTGCTGCTGTTACAAACTTGTTGATTTTCTTAGATTGGTTAGTCATATATAAAATTCCTCCTAGTATGGTTGGATTTATTTTTTCTTCAATTTGAATAAATGAAATTAGTTATATTTGACAAAATCGATCTATTTAGTATGTTTTAACTTACTATATTACTATAACATTCTATCAATCAATCATTCAATAGTAACTCATTACCAATTAATTTACAGTTGATAAAATGATACGGTGTAGATCAAAAAAATGGCCATAAAAAAAACTTTGAAATAAAGCTGTTTTTCAAAAGCTCGACTTCAAAGTTGATGTGACTGTCTTACAAATACTATTAAAACATCTTACGGAGGTGTTCTCAATACCAATTTTCTTCCAATCGGCATCGGTATGCTATTCTAAAATATTTTACCCGCTATATATCTATTTATTAATATAAAAAACTATTATCTACTTTTAGTAGAGTTATAAATATTTAACTTTTTACACCAAGCTCGATTGGGTTATCTTCATAGCTAATCCAATCACTCCAGCTACCAATATATAGTTTGGTATTATTATAGCCTAATTCGTCTAAAGCTAGGATATTCGGACAAGCAGATACACCTGAGCCGCAATAAACAATTATTGATGCATTTATAGATAGCTGATTAAAATGGTTCTTTAATTCATCAAGTGTTTTCCATACGTAATTTTCATTCAAACAATCTCTCCAGAAATATTGTAAAGCTCCAGGTATATGGCCTGCTTTATGATCAATAGGTTCTTCAATTCCTTCAAATCTTTTTAATTCTCTGGAGTCTATTAAGCAAGAGATTTCAGTTCGGACATTTTCTTTCACCTCTGACATATCAGCTAAAAAATGACTGTTAATAACTGGAGAAAATTCCTTGCGTTGAAATTGCTGAAAATCATTTGTAGTTGGATACCCTTCTGATTTCCATTTAAAATAACCACCATCAAGAACAAATACTTGTGTGTGGCCCAAATATTTAAGTAACCACCAAAGCCTAGAAGCTATCATGCTTGCTTGATCATCATATGCAACGACAATCGTGTCATTATCAATTCCTGCTGCTGACAGCTTATCAACCAGTGTATCTATATCCGGTAATGGATGACGTCCTCCAACAGCTTTTACTTTACTTGATAAATCTTTTTCCAAATCAAAATAAAGTGCTCCCGGAATATGCTCTTCTATATAAAGTGCTAAGCCCTCCGTTGGCTTATCCAAATGAAACCGACAATCTATAATCCGAATTGAGGGATTTTCTAAATTTTCATGTAACCATTCAACACTTACAATATTTTTCATATTCCCACACTCCATCTAATTATTTTTTCAATTTTTGTACGTATTCTTGTACCATTTCGTCTGATACCTGTTGTCGTACTGGCAATGATGTAACAATTCCTTTTTTGCTCAATTCATTCATTTCCTTTGTAATCTCATTAATTTCTTTTATAGAAAAAGGTTGATTATTCATGCATTGTTGAACAGCTTTTTCAATATATCTTTCACGTTTAGCATCTAACTCCGTAAATGTTTTTACTATATAATGCTGTTTCTCTGAATGACTGCTAATTGCTTTATGTACACTCACGTCTATCTCTCCCTTAGCAAATTATTATTAAGTATTTAATTAATGCCTAAACCATATCACTTAAAAAGAATTTCTCATAGATATGATTTTCCCATTACAGCTCCAAGTTTTCAACAAAAATTTGAAAGAAACGTTTAGTATAATGACAATAATTCGAAAATGGATTATAAAATATTCAGCTCTTTCCAAAATAACTTATTTAATATGGAAGTATTTTGAATACCTTCATCAAGATATTGTAACTTCACAGATAAGTCGTCAATTGCTTTTATGATTGTCTCATCATTGTTATGAAACATTATCTCTTTTTTTTGCTCTTGTAAGGACCTTAGTAAAGACACCAACTGTTGACTAACAGCTGATTCAAGATTACTATTATATAGCAACTGTTCTATACTTAATGGAGGTAATTCCTTTCTTTCAACAATCCATTTAACCATCAATAACGCTCTATTTATTTGAATAACCATTTTTGGCGTTTTTACTTCTTTTTTTATATTGCTTTTCGCAAGGCTTAAATAATGAAAACCTAACTTTTTTAATGAGTAGTGAGTTTTAGCTAAACTTCTAAGTTCTTCAATACAACCGCTATTTTCATCATAAATAATCGACGAAAACAACCATTCATATAAACTTGGATTAGATTTTTGATAAAGTTGTAATGCTTTTAATAGGTCCCAGCCGTGGAACTCAATCATTGGCAGCTTTTTTTCAATTACGCTAATAGGATTCGTTAAACTACAATAAGCACGAACTGGATGCTTGAAAATAAAACGAATATCATAGTCACTATTCTGAGAAGAATAACCCCATACTCTACTTCCAGCCTCGACTACATAAATAATTTTGCAAGCATAATCCTTCTCAAACTGCGTTAACTCTCTTGCAATAGACTTAAACATCTTATCACCTTCTCCCTTAATTTCTTTTTTACTATATGCCACTATTCAATAAACATCCTATATCAAAGCAGGAAATAGCTGTTTTATCAAGAAAATTATAGTAGACTAGAACTTAATAGAAACAACAGGAGGATATTTATAAATGAGAATTGGTTTTATTGGATTAGGAAATATGGGACTGCCAATGGCAAAAAATTTAGTGAAAGCTGGCTTTGAGGTATATGGAAAGAATCGCAGTAAGGGAAAGGAAGAGTTATTTGAGCAAGCAGGTGGCAAGATTGGTATGTCTGTAGCTACGATGGCAAAAGAGCTTGATGTCATTTTAACTTGTCTCCCACTACCTATAGATGTTGAAAACATTTATTTTGGTGAAGATGGACTGCTAAATAATGGACGACAAGGACTAATCATCGTCGACCATAGCACCGTCGCTCCTGGATTAAATAAAAAAATTGCAGCTGCCGCTTCAGAAAAGGGTATTCAATATTTGGATGCTCCCATTAGTGGCGGTAATTTCGGTGCTGAAGATGGCACGTTAACCATAATGGTTGGCGGTAACGATGAAGTATATAAAAAGGTACTGCCATTATTTGAGGTAATGGGTCAAAATATATACCATATCGGTGAAATTGGCAGTGGTTCCGTAGTAAAATTAATTAATAATTTAATGGTTGCTTTTCATACTCAAGCAGTAAGTGAAGCTGTTTCACTAGGTAAAAACATGGGTATAGACTTAGATCTGCTTTACTCCATTTTAAATAATAGTTATGCACAGAGTCGTATTTTTGAGCGCCACTATAACAATTTCATCGCAAAAAATCAATTTGATGCAGGTTTTGCGATCAAACTATTACATAAAGATATGAGGTTAGCTGAACAGATGGCTACAGAAGCAAATATGAATTTAACCATTGGTTCAAAGTTAACAGAAATTCTCCAAGAAGCGATCGAAAATGATCTTGGCGAAAAAGATATGTCTGCCCTATATGCGCATTTCAATACTAAACAGGTCTAAATAAGCGATGCTCCCTAAACAATCGTGTGAAAGACATACTGCAATTAGTTTGTAGTCGGACATGTCACGCAACTTATACTCTGTATACAAAAAAACTTGGCAGAAGCCAAGTTTTTTTTGATCTATATTTTCATAAACGGTAATTGTGCAATATCAAACGGTGTGACAATCCCTAATAACCTTTCATTCGGATACCCATTTTCAGTTATAAGAACCGCATCAAGCCTTATGGCAAATTGATCATAATGCTGATGAAACTTTTCTCTAACATCATAAATCGTTTGGTCTTGGCTCATAAAAACATAATTACGCCGATTCTTTTCAAAAGATAATACTTCATTCAAAGTTGTATCGAATTTTAAGGAAACCTGATCATCATTAATATGATTCGCAAACCATTTAGCTATGCCACGGTCTGTTATCAAACCGACAAAATGATTATTTTCATATATTGGAAACTGTGAGTATCCACTATGCTTAATTGTTAATAGCACTGACTTTAATGAGTCATCTTTTTGATAGGTTTGCACCTTTCTTGAAAAATATGGTATTAACGTTTTAGGTTTAGTCAGTTCACCAGCTAATTTTTCTATTTTGTCAACAACAGATAAATGTGGTTCAGCTATTACATATTCAGGATAATCAGCGTGGTGGATAATCGCATTTCTCAGTTCGGATAATTCCTTCAAATCGTTCTGATATGTCATTATCAGTCCATTTTTCTTTTTCCCCATATCCACTAATCGATAAAAAGGAAGATGGCCCCTACCTTGAACTAGCTTTTCAAGCTCTCTAGTAACCGTATTAAAAGCACTTAAAAAACGTTCAGAATTACTAAGGTGGTTGTTTTTTTCTTCCATAAGACTTGTTCCCCTTAATTACTTATAAAAAATATTCTTCTATAATACAGACTGTATTTCCTTCTTCACGTTTTCCAAATGGTTAATATCTATTTTCTCGGACAACGCAGCTAGATAGCCTTCATAATACTCGTTTACCTCTGCCAATACATCCTGAAGCAATTGTTCAACAACTAGATTGAATTCCTCTAAATAGGAAGTCTTAATAAGTGTCAATTGCTCTTGTAAATACAGATCTACTTGCGGCTCAAATATTGGTTGAAGTTCTTGTTTTAGCTTAGCCTTTCCACCTTGTTCGAAAAAAGACTTTGATCCTTTGAATATTGTTAAAGCTGATCTAAAAAGATCTTTATTAATTGTTTGTAACGCATTCTCAAATGTAAGTGTTTTGAATGATTTGCTTTCAAACGATAATAGTTGAATATGATTATTTACATGCTGGATATTCTTCTCTAATGTAAGGTGAATCTCTTTTAACATTTTATTCATATACTTCTCAATTCTTAAAGAGGTTGCACGCATTTCCTGTGCTAAATCAAATCCTAATGCTTGAATTAGTTCGTCAAAACATGCTTGAATAGCCTTTTTCATGTCACGACCATCTTCCCTTAACGAAGATGGATTAAACGCTTCATTATAAAAATCATTATATCTGAAGAACACTCGTTGTTTCACATAAAAGATCAGTTCTTCAACTTCTTGCTTAATTGAACGTTCTTCTACCTGATTGTCCTTTGAGTTTATAACATTGACAATTTGTTTTTGTGTTAGTTCTGCTTCTTCACGTTTCTTCTTTTTGACTTCATCACTTTCTTTTGCATTATGAATAATGTCCTCTAATGCAATAACTGTTCTTCTTAGATCTTCATGTGCGGATTGAATAGATAGTTGTGCTAAATCATTCATAATGAAGGAATGAAAGGCACGTTCAAACTCAGGCATACCTGAATTTTGATCATTAGATTTTATTTTCTCATCTAATGCAAGCTTACTAGATAATGGATAAATCCTTGGAATTCGAATACCATATTTTTGAAGCTCCTCACCAACATAATTCGTAACAACGAGAAGCTCTTCCTCTGATTTCGCTAAATCTGCTGCATTCACGATAAAGAACATTTTATCCATTTCAAAAGTTTCTTTTACACGACCTAGCTGAATTAAAAATTCACGGTCAGCTTTTGAGAAGGCGTGATTATAATACGTGACAAATAAAATCGCATCAGCATTTTTAATATATTCAAACGCTACACCAGTATGTCTTGCATTGATCGAATCAGCCCCCGGTGTATCCACTAAGGTAATTCCTTGTTTTGTTAGTGGGCAATCATAATATAATTCGATCCATTCAACAAAGCATGACTTTTCTTCTTTTGCCACATAATCCTGGAATTCAACTAAATCCACTGTTAACACTTGACCTAAATGTTGAGCGATTGGCTCATATCCTAATTGAACTGCCTTTAAAAATGCATAGTGTGGTTTCTCTTTCGCTTCATTGCTGTCGTAATTTAACGAACGTATCCTTTGGAGCGCATCTTCCATTGAAACACAAGTTTGATCAAACACAGCAAATGATTGTCTCACATCATTATAGAGCTGTTCTTCTGTTTTAACCTTAACCAATACTGTTCCATGCGGTCGATTCTCAGTTGTCGGTAAAATTTTATTAATCGTTGCTGTTGTAGGATTCGGTGAAACAGGTAACAGCTTTTCTCCAATTAACGCATTAGCAAAAGAAGATTTCCCTGCACTAAAAGCACCAAATAAAGCGACTGTAAAGGAGTTATTTTCAATACGATTTGCTTTTGCATTCATATCTTTGATAAGTGTTTGCATTCCTTTTACACCAGATAATAATCCAGTTGCCAGCTTTAATTTATTGACAGTTTCACTCATTTGCTCTTTTACATTAAAGGCCAGATTTTGAATATTTCCTTCATCTATTTCTATAAGTTTAGATAACGCTCTATCTTCTTGAGTTTCAGTTTTCACTTGAATCTCTCTATTAACTTCCATCTGTTTAATTTCAAAAGCTGGTTCAATAGCTTGATATTGCTTTAGCCATTCATTAACCTTTTGTAGGACAACAGTTGACAGCTCTTCAGTTAATAATCCTACTAACTTAGTTTCCGTTTCATTCTTCTGTTCTTTCAATTGTCGTAAGCCTTCAACCGCATGTTTATAGGCCTGGTATTCAGAAAGCTCCTTTTTCACATTATCCAGCTCTTGGTTAATATTATTATCTAATATAGATGCCCCTTGATTGAGTTTTTGAACAGCGATTTTTCGATAAAGCCCTTTTATCTCAGCAGCAACATCTTTTGTATAATTTAATATATATTCTCCTGTTAGACCTGCACCTTTTTTTACAAGGTCTTCTAATAAGCTTGGAGTAAATTCTACTGTAACATCTTCATAGACACTTTTAATCAATGACTCGTCTTCTATCCCATTTACTTTTAAATATTTCACTATAAAATCCTTTAAATGCCAATCTAATTGGGATTGTACTTGTTGTTTAAGACTTTCATAAAATGCCTGTAATCTTGCTTTTCGTTCTTCCTCTGTTTTTTTCTTCGAAAACAAAATACCCACTTTAAAATCAGATTGCTTTGACTCAATGTATGCATGCGCTAGTTCCCTAGTGGCTGCAGGCATCAAATAAGCATTGTCTAATATTTTAGAGAGCTCTGTATTGAATTTATCAAAGAAGATAGCTTTTTTAGATATTAGTGAACTATGTCTTTCTTCAAGACTTATAACTTTGTCAATTACTATTTTCCGGTCTGTTTCAGGTAAATGTTCTAGTTCTTTCTCCAGTTCTAATCGTTGAGTTTCATTTTGTTTCTCAAGAAATGCTAAATGATCGTCAATAAGTGGTTTTGTTGCTATCAGCACACTTTTTAATAAAAGTTGCTCTTTATCCAACATTTGCTGAGTTAAAAATTGCTCAAGTTTTTCATATTCATTATGAGGATTTCCAAGGTCTTTAAGCGTTGTAAAAAAGATTCCATCAACCTTTACACCCCACCCGTTAAAAGCTGAAATAACACTATCTCTATATGCTTGAAAACTTAATTCGTCTTCATTATGTTTGTCGATCATATTAACGACTAAATAGACAGGCTTTTCGCGATCCTTTAGCGTCTTAGTAAACGTAAAGTTCTCTTCAGATTGGACGTGATTATAATCCATTACATATAGGATGATATCTGCTAAATGTAATGCAGATTCAGTTGAAATACGGTGAGCCTCATCAGTTGAATCAATACCTGGCGTATCCATTATCGCTACATCTTCTGGTAGAGATACATCTTCATCACTAATCTCAATCGCCTCAACCGAATTTCCGTCTTTAGCGAAATTTTTTACTACTTCATAATCATATGGTGCGGGAAATTCAACCGGTTGCCCTTGTTTGTAAAATACTCTTGCATAATTCCGACCCTTTTTAATCTTTACGAGATTTGCACTGGTTGGAATTGGACTTGAAGGTAATACCTCTTTTCCCATTAGTTTGTTCATCATAGTGGATTTTCCAGCTGAAAAATGACCACAAAAGCCAACCATAAATTCTTTTTGACTAGTCTTATCTATTAATTGTTTCAACTTATTTGCATTATCAACATCTCCACTTGATTCGAAATGTAAGTATAATGCTGTTAAGCGGTTTGTTACTTCTAATTCATTTAAAATAAGTTCTTTTTCCAATAATTGTACCATTGTAAACGGTCCCCTACCCCTTCTAATTTGCATAGCGATTACGCTTAATTTCCATTTAATTTCATTATGAAATTCGACAATTTAATGAATCTTTTAATTATGCTTTTTATTGTATAGTATTTATGACTTATTGTGAACAAATAAAAAAACCAGGTAATAATATTTACCTGGTTGACGCGTAAGAAGAATGTTTAATTGTAGTAAAAGAGTCTTTCTTTACCAAAGGATAACGTTTTTTTGTAGATTTTAAATTTACCTTGTTTAAAATGTAAAACATAAGTATTCCGTACACAACAATTGTAAGTATAACAAGCCCAAATTCCATTACTATTCACCATCCATTATAGTTTTCAACACACCGATAGTGATAATTATTATCATTTATAATACCTCTATCATATCATGAATGATTTTTATTATCAATTATAATTTGGAATCGATTACAATATTATTTAGATGGTGTAAACCGGGAACGATGGAAAAATACAGATTTATAGTTTGTTTCCTCCATTAATGCCTGTTCCTCCATCGGGATTCTTATACTTAAAACAATTAAGTTTAATACAGAAAAAATCAGCGCTGTCCAAAAAGCATTAAAAATTAGTGGTACTACTAATAATTCAATAACAACAACTAGATAGTTTGGATGCCTTATGTATTTATAAGGGCCCTTGGAAATAATGTTAACATTTGGTAAGATTATAATTTTTGTATTCCAAAAGCGACCAAGTGATTGTAAACTCCATGCTCGTAGCAATTGTGCTACTACAAAAAATGAGAAAAAAACTCCCCATAATGGCGAGAAACTCTTGCCAAAATAACTCACTTCAAAAAGAAGTGAAATAAAAAATAAAATATGTACAGATACAATATATTTATAATGCTCCTGCCCGACCTCAATTGCACCTTTGGACTTCATCCATTTTTCATTTCGTTTTGCAATTCCTAATTCAACTAGTCTTTGGAGAATTAATAATGTAATCAGAATTAAAAAAAACATAACAGTTCCCTCTATTCCCAATGTAGTAATAATAACTCAGAGCTAAATCCTGGTCCTAGCGCAGTTAAAAGACCATATTCATTTTGTTTATTTCGTTTTTCCATAAACTGCATCAATACATAAAAGATGGTTGCCGAAGACATGTTGCCATAATGTTCTAATACATATTCGGAAAGTTCAGTTAATTTTACGGGAAATCCCAATGCTTCACGATAAGCCACTAACACCTTTTTACCACCTGGGTGTGCAACAAATTGGGTGATATCAGAGATAGATAAGTTACACTGTGTAAGAAATTCCTCCACATTAGACCTTAACCATGTACGGATTATACAAGGTATATCTTTTGAAAAGATGACAAAAAATCCATCATTTTTAATCTCCCACCCCATTACATCTTCAGAGTTTGGCATCAAAGTGGACTGCGTAGCTACTATTTTTGGAAGACATTCAAGCTTTTTTTCATAGTTTGCTTCGTCACCACATATTAGAGTACAGGCAACCCCATCTGCAAAGATAGATGTTCCAACTAAGTTACTTTTAGAGTGATCATTTCTTTGAAAAGTTAAACTGCAAAGCTCAACACTTAAAACAAGCACTTTGGATTTTGGAAACGCCTTGCAATACTCGTAGGCTCTTGAAATACCTGCCGCTCCACCTGCACAACCCAGCCCCCAAATAGGTATTCGTTTACAATGCATATTAAATGGCAGTTTATTCATAATTTTCGCTTCTATACTTGGTGTAGAGATTCCACTGGATGAAATAAAAAAAATGGCATCTATTTCCTCGTAAGGTATAGGTTTTGATAGGAAATTGAGATTGGTTAAGCAATTAGTTATTGCATTAATGCCAAATTCTATTGCTTTTTCGATGTACATATTATTTTTTTCCTCAAAACTATGGGATCTACCGAACCATTCTAGAGGTACTGAAAAATAGCGTTCTTTAATTTGCCCGTTATCAAAAACTTTTAACAATCGCTCGATATCATCAAAAGATTCTTTAAAAAGCTCTCGAGCAAATTGAACAGTAGTTTCTTGTGCTAACCGATATGGCGGAGTACATACTCCAATTGAAACGATCATCGACATAAGCTACCTCTACTTTTCCTATATTTACTAGTATAGATTTTCCAAAAGTATTAAAATTTACTCGCTTAAAAGCTTTGTTTTTTTAAAAACCCTATCTTATATGAAGGTGATAATACCTATTACGTTTATCCTATACCATCACTGTAGTTTTCTTAACACTAAAAAAAACCTCTCTATGTACATAGAGAGGGTAAAGCGGCATCCTAATGGTTACCGACGTTTTAAAGGTTTGTTGTGCATTTCTATTATAACCTAATGATAGGGAATGTACATTGTTAATTATTAACTGTTGAGTTAATGAATTAATATGAAAACTTATCAAAGTGAATCTTTTTAACTACTTTTTATGATATCATGTATTTATTATTTAGAATAATAGACTCTAATTTAAATTAGCATGGAAATTAATCTTATAAATAATAGTAATATTGTTGAGGTGGTTAAACTGGCATTAGCTGAAAAAGTCACTCATGTGATTAATGGTACAATAGAATCGGTAAAAAGTGTTATTCCTGTTCCCGTTACGATTGGAGCTCCTAGCATGATGATTCAGCCGTTTGAACAAAATTCAATTGGTGTTTTGATAGGTATGGTTGGCCATATAAAAGGGAATGTACTCATTGAAAGTGATGAACTAACCTTTGGATCCCTCGGAGAAATTATGTTCGGAATGTTACTCGAAGGTGAAATGCTCAAGTCCTTTACAGGAGAGCTTGGAAATATGTTAGCTGGCAACCTTTGTACTTTTATAGCACAAAAAGGAGTCGAAGTTGATATTACTCCACCAACTGTAATCGTCGGACAATCGGAACTGTATGGGGTTGATCAAGCTTATCGTGTACCCGTAACAATTGAAGGAAAAGGAGAGCTACAAATAACCTTAATTGTAGAGAAATAATCACTGTTTCGTTAATTAATACAACTAAGGACTTGCACAGCTTTCTGTGTAAGTCCAATAGATGGCCATGAACTATTTGGCAGTAAGTAATAGCTCGATAACCTTAGCGAAAGGTTGCTGTTCTTTAGCTTTAAAAAAGTCAGAAAATGGACATCCTCGTTCCAAACGGGATTTTGTCGTCTCTATTGGAAATTGTTCAGGATGTAATTCTCTTGTCACTTCCTTCCACTCTAATGGAGTTGCTACAAGCGCCTCTTCGTTTCCACGCAAAGAATATGGAGCAATTATCGTTTTACCTTCGGCATGCTGAATATAATCAACATATAGTTTTTTTCCTCTATTTACTTTAAGCCTTTCCGTTGTAAACCATTGAGGTTCTTTTGCAATTAAATATTGTGCCATAAATTCAGTGAATCCCCTTGTTTGCTCGTAGTTAAAGGTATCATCTGGAAGGGGAATATAAACCTGTAGACCTTTATTACCCGATGTCTTCACAAAAGATATTAGATTTAACTTGTCAAAAGATTCCTTAAGTAGCAGCGCTGCTTCAATTGCTAAATGAAAATCTTTCCTTGATGGAGGATCTAAATCAAATACTATTTCTGTAGGTTTAGTTGTACCTACAGTTGAAAACGGAATATGAAATTCAATTGCTGACTGGTTACCTAACCATAATAAAGTAGCCTTATCTTGGCAAATAATATATTTTATTCCATCTTCCATCTTGGTTTTGATAAATGTTGGCGCATATTCAGGGCAATTTTTTTGATAGAATTTTTCATCATGGATTCCATTAGGAAATCTGATTGTTGTTAGCTTGCGATTTTTTAAAAATGGGAGCATATAGGAAGAGACATTCATCAAGTAATTTAAATAATCAATTTTCCTTATATTTTTTGTTTTCCACAAAACTTTTGTAACATGTGTGAGCTGAACATTCGTTTGTCCAACTGTTATCTCATGGACTGTTTCAACGCTTCTTCCCATGTGCACTCCTCCCATTTCTTATCAAGTCTAAATTTTGAAAAGCGAGGTTGTCTTAATTCACCGTTATACCAATCAAGAAATTGCAAATCAACACAGATACTTGGATTTATATATATATACTGCTTATCTTCTTTAATTGCATTATTTCTAACGATTTCGAATAATGCTTGTCTTTCATCAGAGCTTAAACCATGTGAAAATAATCCTACAAACTGGACTGCATCTCCCTTAATCAAACCTACATTAAAATACCCATTTTTCTTGTCAACTGAGAGAATAATAAACGTTGCAACTTTCCAGTTTTT
Protein-coding regions in this window:
- a CDS encoding NAD(P)-dependent oxidoreductase translates to MRIGFIGLGNMGLPMAKNLVKAGFEVYGKNRSKGKEELFEQAGGKIGMSVATMAKELDVILTCLPLPIDVENIYFGEDGLLNNGRQGLIIVDHSTVAPGLNKKIAAAASEKGIQYLDAPISGGNFGAEDGTLTIMVGGNDEVYKKVLPLFEVMGQNIYHIGEIGSGSVVKLINNLMVAFHTQAVSEAVSLGKNMGIDLDLLYSILNNSYAQSRIFERHYNNFIAKNQFDAGFAIKLLHKDMRLAEQMATEANMNLTIGSKLTEILQEAIENDLGEKDMSALYAHFNTKQV
- a CDS encoding nucleotidyltransferase domain-containing protein, which produces MAYSKKEIKGEGDKMFKSIARELTQFEKDYACKIIYVVEAGSRVWGYSSQNSDYDIRFIFKHPVRAYCSLTNPISVIEKKLPMIEFHGWDLLKALQLYQKSNPSLYEWLFSSIIYDENSGCIEELRSLAKTHYSLKKLGFHYLSLAKSNIKKEVKTPKMVIQINRALLMVKWIVERKELPPLSIEQLLYNSNLESAVSQQLVSLLRSLQEQKKEIMFHNNDETIIKAIDDLSVKLQYLDEGIQNTSILNKLFWKELNIL
- a CDS encoding DUF2533 family protein — protein: MSVHKAISSHSEKQHYIVKTFTELDAKRERYIEKAVQQCMNNQPFSIKEINEITKEMNELSKKGIVTSLPVRQQVSDEMVQEYVQKLKK
- a CDS encoding CBS domain-containing protein, which codes for MEEKNNHLSNSERFLSAFNTVTRELEKLVQGRGHLPFYRLVDMGKKKNGLIMTYQNDLKELSELRNAIIHHADYPEYVIAEPHLSVVDKIEKLAGELTKPKTLIPYFSRKVQTYQKDDSLKSVLLTIKHSGYSQFPIYENNHFVGLITDRGIAKWFANHINDDQVSLKFDTTLNEVLSFEKNRRNYVFMSQDQTIYDVREKFHQHYDQFAIRLDAVLITENGYPNERLLGIVTPFDIAQLPFMKI
- a CDS encoding sulfurtransferase; the protein is MKNIVSVEWLHENLENPSIRIIDCRFHLDKPTEGLALYIEEHIPGALYFDLEKDLSSKVKAVGGRHPLPDIDTLVDKLSAAGIDNDTIVVAYDDQASMIASRLWWLLKYLGHTQVFVLDGGYFKWKSEGYPTTNDFQQFQRKEFSPVINSHFLADMSEVKENVRTEISCLIDSRELKRFEGIEEPIDHKAGHIPGALQYFWRDCLNENYVWKTLDELKNHFNQLSINASIIVYCGSGVSACPNILALDELGYNNTKLYIGSWSDWISYEDNPIELGVKS